One Siniperca chuatsi isolate FFG_IHB_CAS linkage group LG5, ASM2008510v1, whole genome shotgun sequence DNA window includes the following coding sequences:
- the LOC122876325 gene encoding uncharacterized protein LOC122876325 isoform X2, producing the protein MMDNLTANKSRIPCQLWADQNSWSTTLTQGPLLNPLPSSQHLSLGSSSDQRPSYDHLQASNQSCMSDLSTLSSRNNTHHSALHKASHISSNPSSTTLFANTAIPSASHIISFAQQSPHTSSMLLTANQGKNIPPPSLRQTNQAPKPCRPQHLPLFSPHDPYKASFQPPLTNQGLPNGLQDLPISLPSCGQHVSTCQATFEGAKVEFAGVAGYTHSHASSTSQEQRQWIPSSHCRGAVNESVSDAAAHLNKEPSQEGNTTPPTSNERRRSVLLHQRAQLLQQLAELDELLESIPPDDSSDGQSPHTAIQSPSMDKLSQCEQNKTSDAQQSQLFTEKSKSQSHLSANCLSPASYDEQSENWDAPEDPMSAAESVKENTSAESEDDSDPTYLPNSDGDWYDPDRGSSDESIHSSPSTPTDKIPSLPRKKRAKSGSSSFKAKRVSPPKKTCATNRKKSSETVVLPCSNSKAQRVYDRRNYCVFCSKPISKMARHLETVHSDKTEVAAAFQYPKNSRERQKIWNRLTNQGNFAHNKKVLRTGKGQLAVRKRPSQTGKAKDFLHCLYCRGLYVRKALHRHMRLCPEKVRNENESKIGRKLIASRCVLETSDDLGITDGFKSVLSQMTYDDVTQAVLDDEVILQFGELLFNKHGSDPKKHDYIRQNLRQIARLVLEAQKITPLKKLEDFFLPSSFPHVVSAVNILAGYDPENKTYSIPSLAIKLGYHLQKTCSIVEDNAVKCGDESLAESARNFLSVYQKKWNKLISAGALTTLKETKLNTEKKVPFAQDVKRLNFHLENVHHLAEKKLRESPSAENYAALAKVILARTILFNRRRAGEVSSVQLTAFMSRKTSNLHVGMDISVSDLERTMCGFFTRVDIRGKCGRMVPVLLKPSFVSAMELLIDIRETCGVPSKNPFLFGRPNALSAYNGSECIQKYVRKCGAKDPETLTLPKIRKHYATMLQMMNLDENEADQILGPNNQVQTLRQDSNMTLDDVEMDSYERGQQTASWDNNEHSSACHGPAEFHHEQAHGATTDGNMTVPEKSVNSGKKGSQIKGKQKWEEEEVLAVERHMMPLIQGHKVPQKNDCIQCLEAEPEALRYRSWKGVKDYVRNRITALKRQSGTSQATSTNSHWPGQVEPQQSTGHFQQL; encoded by the exons ATGATGGACAACCTGACAGCAAATAAGAGCCGCATACCCTGTCAGTTGTGGGCGGATCAGAATAGCTGGTCCACAACTTTAACTCAAGGACCCCTCCTCAACCCACTGCCCAGCtctcagcatctcagcctgggCTCATCTTCTGACCAGAGACCCTCCTATGACCACTTGCAGGCGTCCAATCAGAGCTGTATGAGCGACCTCAGCACCTTATCATCCAGAAACAACACTCATCACTCTGCCCTGCACAAAGCCTCTCACATTAGCAGCAATCCGTCATCCACCACGCTGTTTGCCAACACTGCTATCCCGAGTGCCTCTCACATTATTTCCTTTGCTCAGCAAAGTCCTCACACTTCATCAATGCTGCTAACTGCAAACCAAGGAAAAAACATACCTCCACCATCTCTTCGCCAAACAAATCAAGCTCCAAAGCCTTGTAGGCCCCAACATCTACCACTTTTCTCACCCCACGACCCTTACAAAGCGTCATTTCAACCTCCATTAACGAATCAGGGTTTACCAAACGGACTTCAAGATCTGCCCATTAGCCTGCCATCATGTGGACAGCATGTAAGTACATGTCAAGCTACTTTTGAAGGAGCAAAGGTGGAATTTGCTGGTGTTGCTGGATACACTCACAGCCATGCCTCATCCACTTCTCAGGAGCAGCGTCAGTGGATACCTTCATCACACTGCAGGG GAGCTGTAAATGAGTCTGTCTCTGATGCAGCTGCTCATCTTAACAAAGAGCCATCGCAAGAAGGGAACACTACTCCACCG ACCAGCAATGAGAGACGGCGTTCGGTACTTTTACATCAGCGTGCACAACTGCTTCAACAACTGGCAGAGTTGGATGAACTA CTGGAATCAATACCTCCAGATGACAGCAGTGATGGGCAGTCTCCACACACAGCTATTCAG tctccATCAATGGATAAATTGTCCCAATGTGAACAAAATAAGACCAGTGATGCACAGCAAAGTCAGCTGTTTACAGAAAAGTCAAAG tcacaGTCGCATCTTTCAGCGAATTGTTTATCACCTGCATCCTATGATGAACAGAGCGAGAACTGGGATGCACCAGAGGATCCAATGTCAGCAGCAGAATCAGTG aaagaaaatacctCAGCCGAGTCAGAGGATGACAGTGATCCTACTTACTTACCTAACAGTGATGGTGACTGGTATGACCCTGACAGGGGCTCTTCAGATGAATCCATTCACAGCAGTCCCTCGACCCCAACAGACAAAATACCTTCTCtcccaagaaaaaaaagggcAAAATCGGGAAGTTCTTCTTTTAAGGCCAAACGTGTCAGTCCTCCAAAAAAGACATGTGCAACTAATCGGAAGAAGTCTTCTGAAACTGTAGTGTTGCCATGTTCAAATTCTAAAGCACAACGTGTTTATGACAGGAggaattattgtgttttttgctcTAAGCCAATATCCAAAATGGCACGACATCTTGAGACGGTCCACAGTGACAAAACAGAGGTTGCAGCTGCCTTTCAGTATCCCAAAAATtccagagaaagacaaaagatatGGAATAGACTAACAAATCAAGGAAACTTTGCTCATAATAAAAAAGTCTTGAGAACAGGGAAGGGCCAACTTGCTGTCCGAAAAAGGCCGAGCCAAACTGGAAAAGCTAAAGACTTTCTTCATTGTCTTTACTGTCGAGGTCTTTATGTGAGGAAAGCGTTGCACAGGCACATGAGGTTGTGCCCAGAGAAAGTGaggaatgaaaatgaatcaaagATTGGAAGAAAGCTTATCGCATCGCGGTGTGTGCTTGAAACTTCAGACGACCTTGGCATAACCGATGGTTTTAAGAGCGTTCTGTCCCAGATGACATACGATGATGTGACACAAGCTGTCTTGGATGACGAGGTTATCTTGCAGTTTGGTGAGCTTCTGTTTAATAAGCACGGATCCGATCCGAAGAAGCATGATTATATAAGACAAAACCTTCGTCAGATAGCAAGACTTGTACTCGAAGCTCAAAAGATAACCCCTCTGAAGAAACTGGAGGACTTCTTTCTCCCCTCAAGCTTTCCACATGTGGTGTCTGCAGTGAACATCCTGGCAGGCTACGATCCAGAAAACAAAACGTACAGCATTCCTTCCCTTGCCATCAAGCTTGGCTACCACCTACAGAAGACCTGTAGTATTGTTGAGGATAACGCAGTGAAGTGTGGTGATGAAAGTTTGGCAGAGTCTGCACGAAACTTTCTCTCTGTGTACCAGAAAAAATGGAACAAGCTCATTTCTGCGGGTGCATTAACAACACTCAAAGAAACAAAATTGAACACAGAAAAGAAGGTGCCATTTGCTCAAGATGTAAAGCGCCTGAACTTCCACTTGGAGAATGTTCATCATCTTGCTGAGAAAAAACTCAGAGAGAGCCCTTCTGCAGAAAACTACGCTGCTCTGGCCAAGGTAATACTCGCTCGAACAATACTTTTCAACAGGAGAAGAGCCGGAGAGGTATCGTCAGTGCAGCTAACAGCTTTTATGTCACGGAAAACATCAAACCTGCATGTTGGCATGGACATATCTGTCTCAGATTTGGAAAGAACCATGTGTGGGTTCTTCACTAGAGTTGACATACGAGGGAAGTGTGGGAGAATGGTCCCCGTTTTACTAAAACCATCATTCGTGTCGGCTATGGAGCTTCTCATAGACATTCGCGAGACATGTGGAGTCCCCAGTAAGAATCCCTTCCTGTTTGGCCGACCAAATGCGCTGTCTGCCTATAATGGGTCAGAGTGCATCCaaaaatatgtcagaaaatgtGGAGCTAAAGACCCTGAAACACTGACATTGCCAAAGATCCGGAAGCATTACGCAACAATGCTACAGATGATGAACCTGGATGAAAATGAGGCCGACCAAATTTTAGGCCCTAATAATCAAGTCCAAACCCTGCGACAGGACAGCAACATGACACTGGATGACGTCGAAATGGACTCTTATG AGAGAGGACAACAAACTGCATCATGGGATAACAATGAGCATTCCAGTGCATGCCACGGACCGGCAGAGTTTCATCATGAACAAGCACATGGAGCAACAACAGACGGCAACATGACTGTACCTGAAAAATCTGTCAACTCAGGCAAAAAAG GCTCCCAAATTAAGGGTAAACAGAAATGGGAGGAAGAAGAAGTTCTTGCTGTTGAAAGACACATGATGCCTTTAATTCAAGGACACAAGGTGCCTCAGAAAAATGACTGCATTCAGTGCCTTGAGGCTGAGCCAGAAGCACTGAGGTACCGTTCATGGAAAGGTGTAAAGGACTACGTCAGAAACAGGATCACTGCCCTGAAAAGACAAAGCGGAACTTCCCAAGCTACATCCACAAACAGTCACTGGCCTGGGCAAGTGGAACCACAGCAGAGTACTGGACATTTTCAGCAGTtataa